One Gadus morhua chromosome 1, gadMor3.0, whole genome shotgun sequence DNA segment encodes these proteins:
- the LOC115561547 gene encoding pepsin A, with amino-acid sequence MKWLVLLSVLVAFAECLHKIPLIKGKTARESLQEQGLWEEFRRAHPYNPTAKFIQYGTESMTNDADLSYYGVISIGTPPQSFSVIFDTGSSNLWVPSVYCSSQACNNHRKFIPQQSSTFKWGTEAISIQYGTGSMTGHLAVDTVEVGGITVANQVFGISQTEAPFMASMVADGILGLAFQSIASDNVVPVFDMMVQQNLVSQQMFSVYLSRGGNEGSVVVFGGVDESLMSGQITWIPLTSATYWQIKMDSVTVNGNPVACNGGCQAIIDTGTSLIVGPSSDISNMNSWVGASTDQYGDATVNCQNIGSMPEVVFTLSGHAFTVPASAYVSQSSYGCRTGFGGGNQQLWILGDVFIREFYVVFDSQSKYVGLAPSV; translated from the exons ATGAAGTGGCTTGTTCTGTTGTCCGTGCTTGTGGCGTTTGCTGAATGCCTTCATAA GATTCCCCTGATCAAGGGAAAGACTGCCAGGGAGAGTCTGCAGGAGCAGGGTCTGTGGGAGGAATTCAGGAGAGCGCACCCATACAACCCCACTGCCAAGTTCATCCAGTACGGAACTGAGTCCATGACCAACGATGCTGAT TTGTCCTACTATGGCGTTATCTCCATCGGCACCCCTCCTCAGTCCTTCTCGGTCATCTTCGACACTGGTTCCTCCAACCTGTGGGTGCCCTCTGTCTACTGCAGCAGCCAGGCCTGCA ACAACCATAGGAAATTCATCCCACAGCAGTCCAGCACCTTCAAGTGGGGTACTGAGGCTATTTCCATCCAGTACGGAACCGGCAGCATGACTGGCCATCTTGCCGTTGACACAGTTGAG GTTGGTGGAATCACTGTGGCCAACCAGGTGTTTGGAATCAGCCAAACCGAGGCTCCCTTCATGGCCAGCATGGTTGCCGACGGCATCCTTGGATTGGCCTTCCAGTCCATTGCCTCCGACAACGTCGTGCCCGTCTTCGACATGATGGTGCAGCAGAATCTGGTGTCCCAGCAAATGTTCTCTGTCTATCTGAGCAG AGGCGGTAACGAAGGCAGCGTGGTGGTCTTCGGCGGAGTCGATGAGAGTTTAATGTCCGGGCAAATCACTTGGATCCCCCTGACCTCTGCTACCTACTGGCAGATCAAGATGGACAG TGTCACCGTCAACGGTAACCCAGTGGCGTGCAACGGTGGTTGCCAGGCCATCATTGACACTGGTACCTCCCTGATCGTTGGGCCCTCCAGTGACATCAGCAACATGAACTCCTGGGTGGGAGCGAGCACCGACCAGTACGGAGAT GCCACAGTGAACTGCCAAAACATTGGCAGCATGCCCGAGGTCGTCTTCACTCTCAGTGGCCATGCCTTCACCGTTCCTGCCTCTGCCTACGTGTCTCAG TCTTCTTATGGTTGCCGCACCGGCTTTGGTGGAGGCAACCAACAGCTGTGGATCCTTGGAGATGTCTTCATCAGGGAGTTCTACGTCGTCTTCGACAGCCAGAGCAAATACGTCGGTCTGGCTCCATCTGTCTAA
- the LOC115561787 gene encoding pepsin A-like, whose protein sequence is MKWLVLLSVLVAFAECLHKIPLIKGKTARQSLQEQGLWEEFRRAHPYNPTSKFIQDGSESMTNDADLSYYGVISIGTPPQSFSVIFDTGSSNLWVPSVYCSSQACNNHRKYNPQQSSTFRWGTETISIQYGTGSMTGHLAVDTVEVGGITVANQVFGISKTEAPFMAHMVADGILGLAFQSIASDNVVPVFDMMVQQNLVSQPLFSVYLSSHSQEGSVVVFGGIEENYYTGQITWIPLTSATYWQIKMDSVTINGNPVACNGGCQAIIDTGTSLIVGPSSDISNMNSWVGASTDQYGDATVNCQNIGSMPEVVFTLSGHSFTVPASAYVSQSSYGCNTGFGGGNDQLWILGDVFIRQFYVIFDSQNQNIGLAQAV, encoded by the exons ATGAAGTGGCTTGTTCTGTTGTCCGTGCTGGTGGCGTTTGCTGAATGCCTGCATAA GATTCCCCTGATCAAGGGAAAGACTGCCAGGCAGAGTCTGCAGGAGCAGGGTCTGTGGGAGGAATTCAGGAGAGCGCACCCATACAACCCCACTTCCAAGTTCATCCAGGACGGAAGTGAGTCCATGACCAACGATGCTGAT TTGTCCTACTATGGCGTGATCTCGATCGGCACCCCTCCTCAGTCCTTCTCCGTCATCTTCGACACTGGTTCCTCCAACCTGTGGGTGCCCTCTGTCTACTGCAGCAGCCAGGCCTGCA ACAATCATAGGAAATACAACCCACAGCAGTCCAGCACCTTCAGGTGGGGCACTGAGACTATTTCCATCCAGTACGGAACCGGCAGCATGACCGGCCATCTTGCTGTTGACACAGTTGAG GTTGGTGGAATCACTGTGGCCAACCAGGTGTTTGGAATCAGCAAAACCGAGGCTCCCTTCATGGCCCACATGGTTGCCGACGGCATCCTCGGATTGGCCTTCCAGTCCATTGCCTCCGACAATGTTGTGCCCGTCTTTGACATGATGGTGCAGCAGAATCTGGTGTCCCAGCCCCTGTTCTCTGTCTACCTGAGCAG CCACAGTCAGGAAGGCAGCGTGGTGGTCTTCGGTGGAATCGAGGAGAATTACTATACCGGGCAAATCACTTGGATCCCCCTGACCTCTGCTACCTACTGGCAGATCAAGATGGATAG TGTCACCATCAACGGTAACCCAGTGGCGTGCAACGGTGGTTGCCAGGCCATCATTGACACTGGTACCTCCCTGATCGTTGGGCCCTCCAGTGACATCAGCAACATGAACTCCTGGGTGGGAGCGAGCACCGACCAGTACGGAGAT GCCACAGTGAACTGCCAGAACATTGGCAGCATGCCCGAAGTCGTCTTCACTCTCAGTGGTCATTCCTTCACCGTTCCTGCCTCTGCCTACGTGTCTCAG TCTTCTTACGGTTGCAACACCGGTTTTGGTGGAGGAAACGACCAGCTGTGGATCCTAGGAGATGTCTTCATCCGGCAGTTCTACGTCATCTTCGACAGCCAGAACCAAAACATCGGTCTGGCCCAGGCTGTCTAA
- the LOC115561631 gene encoding pepsin A, giving the protein MKWLVLLSVLVAFAECLHKIPLIKGKTARQSLKEQGLWEEFRKVHPYNPTSKFIQDGSESMTNDADLSYYGVISIGTPPQSFSVIFDTGSSNLWVPSVYCSSQACNNHRKYNPQQSSTFKWGTETISIQYGTGSMTGRLAVDTVEVGGITVANQVFGISKSEAPFMAHMVADGILGLAFQSIASDNVVPVFDMMVQQNLVSQPLFSVYLSSHSQEGSVVVFGGIEASYYTGQIAWIPLTSATYWQIKMDSVTINGNPVACNGGCQAIIDTGTSLIVGPSSDISNMNSWVGASTDQYGDATVNCQNIGSMPEVVFTLSGHSFTVPASAYVSQSSYGCNTGFGGGNDQLWILGDVFIRQFYVIFDSQNKNIGLAQSV; this is encoded by the exons ATGAAGTGGCTTGTTCTGTTGTCCGTGCTGGTGGCGTTTGCTGAATGCCTTCATAA GATTCCCCTGATCAAGGGAAAGACTGCCAGGCAGAGTCTGAAGGAGCAGGGTCTGTGGGAGGAATTCAGGAAAGTGCACCCATACAACCCCACTTCCAAGTTCATCCAGGACGGAAGTGAGTCCATGACCAACGATGCTGAT TTGTCCTACTATGGCGTGATCTCGATCGGCACCCCTCCTCAGTCCTTCTCGGTCATCTTCGACACTGGTTCCTCCAACCTGTGGGTGCCCTCTGTCTACTGCAGCAGCCAGGCCTGCA ACAACCATAGGAAATACAACCCACAGCAGTCCAGCACCTTCAAGTGGGGCACTGAGACTATTTCCATCCAGTACGGAACTGGCAGCATGACCGGCCGTCTTGCCGTTGACACAGTTGAG GTTGGTGGAATCACTGTGGCCAACCAGGTGTTTGGAATCAGCAAATCCGAGGCTCCCTTCATGGCCCACATGGTTGCCGACGGCATCCTCGGATTGGCCTTCCAGTCCATTGCCTCCGACAATGTTGTGCCCGTCTTCGACATGATGGTGCAGCAGAATCTGGTGTCCCAGCCCCTGTTCTCTGTCTACCTCAGCAG CCACAGTCAGGAAGGCAGCGTGGTTGTCTTCGGTGGAATCGAGGCGAGTTACTACACCGGGCAAATCGCTTGGATCCCCCTGACCTCTGCTACCTACTGGCAGATCAAGATGGACAG TGTCACCATCAACGGTAACCCAGTGGCGTGCAACGGTGGTTGCCAGGCCATCATTGACACTGGTACCTCCCTGATCGTTGGGCCCTCCAGTGACATCAGCAACATGAACTCCTGGGTGGGAGCGAGCACCGACCAGTACGGAGAT GCCACAGTGAACTGCCAGAACATTGGCAGCATGCCCGAGGTCGTCTTCACTCTCAGTGGCCATTCCTTCACCGTTCCTGCCTCTGCCTACGTGTCTCAG TCTTCTTATGGTTGCAACACTGGCTTTGGTGGAGGAAACGACCAGCTCTGGATCCTTGGAGATGTCTTCATCAGGCAGTTCTACGTCATCTTCGACAGCCAGAACAAAAACATCGGTCTGGCCCAGTCTGTCTAA
- the prok1 gene encoding prokineticin-1: MGSRVAVLLCVLLVCVCCSRGAVITGACERDVQCGFRMCCAVSLWLRGLRMCVPRGDEGEECHPFSHKVPYVGKRQHHTCPCLPHLVCTSYTDTRYRCTYDFKNMDF; encoded by the exons atgggCTCCAGGGTGGCGGTCCTGCTCTGCGTCctcctggtgtgtgtctgctgctCCAGAGGAGCGGTCATCACTGGG GCGTGTGAGAGAGATGTGCAGTGTGGCTTCAGGATGTGCTGTGCTGTTAGTCTGTGGTTGAGGGGTTTGAGGATGTGCGTGCCCAGAGGAGACGAAGGGGAGGAATGCCACCCATTTAGCCACAAG GTGCCCTACGTAGGAAAAAGGCAGCACCACACCTGCCCCTGTCTCCCCCACCTGGTCTGCACGAGCTACACAGACACCAGGTACAGGTGTACTTACGACTTCAAGAACATGGACTTTTGA
- the lamtor5 gene encoding ragulator complex protein LAMTOR5: MEATLEQHLDETMKHPAIVGVLVTDQQGHNLGCRGSLSDEHGGVVSVLAKQAAGLSKDPTDSPTVCLESDTGNVLVRTHGSITVAVHKMAC, from the exons ATGGAGGCGACGCTTGAACAGCATCTTGATGAGAC TATGAAGCATCCAGCGATCGTGGGTGTGCTGGTTACAGATCAACAAGGACACAACTTGGGCT GTCGTGGATCCTTGTCTGACGAACACGGGGGTGTGGTATCAGTACTGGCCAAACAGGCGGCAGGCCTTAGCAAAGACCCGACGGATAGCCCCACTGTGTGCCTGGAGTCAGATACAGG GAACGTTCTGGTTAGGACACACGGGAGCATCACCGTGGCAGTGCACAAAATGGCGTGCTAA